The sequence CAGATGTAGCTTGAAAGATCACAACTCCACTGAACGGAATCAATGGAGAACAGCAACTGGTTGCCGTCTTGTCCGATTTCGAAGCGGCCAAAGGGCAGCGAAGTGCCTCGGAAATTGGAGGAGGCCGCCTTACTTAATGCTTCGGCAAGGCGACTATGATCGAAAGCCTGTTGCTTCTTCCCAGTTTTGACATTGAATTTAATGAACTGGCGCTCGCCATGTGTCGTCCGTCGGTAGGCAAAGGTCTCGGGCGAAAGCCAGAAAGGGGGGGTATCGACGAAATTGACAATTTTATCCGAGTATTGATAACGAACTGTGAGAGCCCGCTGAAAGTCTGAGGGGGTAAGAGCAAAGGGGGGGGGCATGGTTCCGTTCCCTTGGTTGTCAGCAGCCGATAGCAACGTGCAGTAGGAAACTAGAATCAGAAAGATGGTGACAATTTTGTTGCATGAATGTTTGGCCTTGAGTATGTAGGTTACGTCGTCGGCCTACCTTGGAGCAATTTTTATGCCATCAGTGAATGCGAGTGGGTATGATCAGTGTCCGCTGATCGCAAGCGAGGCGACCGGTGAGGTTCTGTCGCGATAACGGGAAGTAGAGTGGCCGGTCTTGGAAACTGCAAGTCGGCAGATGAATAAGCCAGCGAAGACGCCGCGACAGGTGGCCTCGTTCGTTCAGACAGGATCCGCGAGTTTTTAAGTGGAATCGCTGAGGCAATCAGGCTGCCGATTTTATCGCTGGCAGCGTGGCGAAGTATGCTTCATCCAGTGTCTGGCCGGCCAGCCTGGCATCAGGCCGGTTCTGGTTATACCCGTTCAAGTAATCGCCGATTGAGCTGCGGGCGTGGCTGACCGAGTCATAGGCTTTCAGATAGACCTCTTCATATTTGACGCTGCGCCACACGCGATTGGTAATAGGCGCTCGCCCGGCTGATGCCTACCAGCCGCCACGATCAATCCTCGCCTTACGCCCAGCAATCCCGGCCTTGCTGAGCGCGCTTTCTAAAAAATCATTCTCCAGCGTTAACTGCCCGATCTTCGCGTGCAGTACCTTCACGTCGACTGGCGGTGCCGCTGGCGCCGAGTTGCCCGCTTCGAACACATCGGCAACCCGCTCCTGCAGTTGCTTCTTCCAGTCCGTGATCTGATTCGGATGGACATCAAACTGCTGGGCCAGCTCTGCCAGCGTCTTGTCGCCCTTGAGCGCCGCGAGTGCCACCTTTGCCTTGAACGCTGCTGAGTGTGTCCGTCGGTATCGTTTCGTTGCGTCATCTTCTGGTTCCTTGTTGCCGCCCATTATGACCGACTCACGCCCCTGCTTTTCCACTCAACGAACTGTCCGAATTCTCGGCGCCACCTCTGTTTGTCCGCAACCCAACATTTCCTACAACCGTCGGCCCGATTGGCGGAAATGCGTCACTGCACACGGAGATGGCCAGCCCCCGTTGACTAAGTCGTGCTCGTATGCAGCGCCAGCGACCTTGAGCCGTACGTCTACCTCGTGCACAGGCTCACTGAATGGCCACCGCGCAACCTGCTGCGATTTGTCCGAACGCGTACCGCTCCGCATCTCAAAACTCGCACCATCGCGGGCATTGAATTCGACTGCGGCCCAACGGGGTAGTTGTCGTTCGCATGAAGCTTCCCTGCCAGTACGGCCCCACGCCGTGCAGGCCCGCGAGCTCAAGCAGGCTGACCATCGTCTTGCATGCGTCGCGTTGTGACAGGCGGGCATCGCGTTGCTCCCACGTTCTGCGGTAAGCCTCACGCGGGAACAGTGCGTCACGAAACGCGAGCCCCTTGAATGCCTGGGATTTGCGCTTCAGGGCGTCAATGAAGTGGCGGTAATCGAGCGCGTGGCGGTTCGTGCGCACGTGAGTCCCGAGCGGTGCTGTGGACCAGCACGCCGGACAGGTAACAGTCGAGCCGATCGCCGTAGATGCGCACGCTTACCTGAACGGGTATAACCAGAACCGGCCTGATGCCAGGCTGGCCGACCAGACACTGGATGAAGCATACTTCGCCACGCTGCCAGCGATAAAATCGGCAGCCTGATTGCCTCAGCGATTCCACTTAAAAACTCGCGGATCCTGTCTGAACGAACGAGGCCACCTGTGATGAACTCGGGCAGCTGTTCCAAGCGGTCGAAGCGCTTAACGGTTACCTGCTTGACGGACGGCCGTCCCGATTGGACATGATGCTCCAGGATGCCGCGGGATTTATTCATGGCTGGTTCCTAGATCGGAAAGGGCGCCCTGATGTACAGATGGGCTCGTGTCCGGAAGTCGTTGCGGATCTCGTGGGGCGCTGCTAAAGCTCGCTCAATACGACGAGGGTTGGAAAGCGACATTAGAGCGGCGCGCAGGAAGTCTGTCTTGCCTCCCTTGTCCGACTGGCAAGGGAGAAGACAGAAGTTCATCCGAGGGGGAAAATTGCGTCGCGGGGTTGGCTGAAGAAGAAGCTCACATCCCTGGCCAATGTGGAACGCGAACTCCTGTCACTTGGATTCCGCTAGATCTCCGATCGCACACAGTGGGTCGACGCGCAGGCAGTCGAGCGGCTTCTCGTCCGTGCTGGCCAACTCGAACTGCGAGCAAGCCTGGCTGATTGGACACCAGATCCTCGAACGCCTACAACTTCACGTAGACATCGCGAGTCTGGAGGGAACCATGAACGAGGACCCCGGACCGTTATCGGGGTGGTGAACTGGCTGATTATTTTCGCGATGGCAGTGACCGCCTCTAACATTGGCGCAAAGATCGTGTCACCGGCGCCGCAGGACTCTCCTGCCAAACTCGCGGAAGCGTTAGAAAATGTCCGGATCGCCCAAGAGCAACTTGAGCAATCACGGCAGCAGATCGGAACAACGGTCGTCCAGTTGCAGCAGACTGTCGACGCTCATAAGAGCAAACATATTTACGAATGGTCAGCACTGCAACAGCCCATTCAACAGGTCACAAAGCACGCGGATGCATTGAACGCGACGCAACAGGATCTGAACCGGGTTGCTGAGGCCTTGTCCAGCGTGAGCCCCCGCCAAGGGTTTTTTAGGCATTGGTAGCCTGAACGCCGACTGTGGGAGCGTTCATGGAGGCTTCGCAATCAGATTCCGAGGTCGCGATGAGTAGCTGTTGAAGTCCGTAGATGCTGCTATCGCGTCCATTAAGGCGCTAATCGCATCCACTAACGAAGGGTTGGGCGTCGTTGACAGTGACAAGTCACCTCAAATACACAGGACTTCCAACCCGTGCAACTCTCCGATTAATGGAAAGCTCGTATCACGGCATCAGGACCAACGAATATAGGGCGGATTCAACCGGTCGTCGCAACACTCGATTATTGAGCAGACCTCAGGTGTGCAATTCATAGACATCGTTTCAACTAAGATGAAGCGATGGACCGAGAGATCGCCGCGCGATTACGGTGGGTGCGCATGTATCACGAGACCGGCAATGCCGGCCTGCGCACCGAGTAGAACACCTGCAACAGCAGCGCCCGCATCAGCTTCTCAGGCGCAATCGAGGCACGACCGGTGTCCGCGTAGATGACGCTGAACAGCCCGTTGAGCCGGTTCAACGCATCATTCACCAGCAACCGGACCGGTCGCAACGGGTGATCTGCCGGGACGAAGTCCTCGAGCTTGACCGTCGTGAACAGGGGTTCCTGCATCTCATCCATTCCGCGCATCGCATCCGCTGCCAAAGATCATGAACACGATATCCATAACGCCCGTCCCTCAAACCCCGTTTACACGGGACCCAAATTCAACAGCCTGCTAGGTAACTAAGGCTCAGTATCGAAGGGAAAGGCGATGTGGAAGAAATTTT comes from Paraburkholderia youngii and encodes:
- a CDS encoding integrase core domain-containing protein, producing the protein MWRSVKYEEVYLKAYDSVSHARSSIGDYLNGYNQNRPDARLAGQTLDEAYFATLPAIKSAA